The sequence ccatcctgctgagctttttcagcgcccaaaccatcctcatcgggcacagcctggagagcgatctgctggccctgaagctcatccacagcaccgtgctggacacggccgtgctcttcccgcactacctgggtttcccctacaagcgttccctcaggaatctcgcggccgactacctggggcagatcatccaggacagccaggacggccacaactccagcgaggacgcaaacgcctgcctgcagctggtgatgtggaaggtccgacagcgcgcccagatccagccacgccaccggtccgcctctcccgccgccctggcctgtccttggccccaggccccttccacaaccgccattagtccccagagctcaccctgtccacctcgccgcaaggccaaagaaaccggagcagtcgacggcaggagagggcaaaaagccaagagtaaccccaaccggccactcccagtcccccggaatccctgccgcggaccctcgggcctgtccccatccctctgcccttcccagacctctgtccttccactaatcgcctcccgcagcaccgagccgccactcccagtcccccgagtccatgccgcgccccctcgcgcctgtccacatccctctgcccatccgagacctctgtccttacaccactagccaccccacgtgggacttccatggcctctgagtacaaggccagcccccaggcccaccagctttctgaatgtgtgcttacctgtttttctcgagaggcaccacagtgaggtgggtgaagcacttaggctctggagttagatatctgggttcaaggccaaattccaccacttactaggtttctaatattgcacagataatgtctttgcgcttctaccttttgatctttaaagtgtgatcaaaagagacttagactcccacatcataataatgggaaactttaacagccctctgtaaacattagacagaccaacgagacagaaatctaaaaaggatatccaggaattgaaatcagctctgcaccaagcggacctaggagacatctacagaacgctccaccccaaatcaacagaatatacatgcttctcagcaccacatcacacttatttccacattgaccacatagttggaaggaaagcactcctcagtaaatgtaaaataacagaaattactacaaacggtctttcagaccacattgcaatcaaagtagacctcaggataaagaaactcactcaaaaccgctcaactgcatggaaaccggacaacctgctcctaaataagtactgggtacttaaggaaatgaaggcagaaagaaagatattctctgaaaccaatgaaaacaaaggcacaacataccagaatctctgggtcacatttaaagcagtgtgtagagggaaatttatagcactaattgcccacgagagaaagcaggaaaaatcaaaaatgcataccctaacatcaccattaaaagaatgagagaagcaagagcaaacacattcaaaaactagcagaaggcaagaaataactaagatccgagcagaactggtggagatagagacacaataaacccttcaacaaatcaatgaatccaggagcgggttttttgcagtgatcaacaaaattgatagagcactagcaagactaagaaacaagagaagaaagaagaatcaaacagatgcagtaaaaaatgataaaggggatatcaccaccgatcccacagaaatacaaactaccatcagacaatactatcagcacctctaagctaatgaactagaaaacctagaagaaatggataaattcctggacgcatacaacctccccagagtaaaccaggaagaagttgaatgcctgagtagaccactaacaggctctgcaattgaggcaataattaacagcctatcaagcaataaaactccaggaccagacggattcacagccgaattctaccagaaggacaaggaggagctggtaccatgccttctgaaactattccaatcaacagaaaaagagggaatcctccctcactcatttcatgaggccggcatcatcctgatcccaaagcctgagagaaacacaacccaaaaagagaattttaggcctatgtccctgaggaacatcgatgggaaaatcctccataaaataccggaaaaacgaatccagcagcacatcaaagggcttatccatcatgatgaagtgggcttcatccctgacatgcaaggcttgtccatcatatgcaaaacaataaacataatccagcatataatcagaaccaaagacagaaactgcgtcattatctcaacagatgcagaaaaggcctttgacaaaattcaacagcccttcatgccaacaactctcaataaattaggtattgatgggacatctcccaaaataatgagggctatttagggcaaacccacagccaatatcatactgaatgggcaaaaagtggaagcattccctttgcaaactgccacaagacagggatgccctctctcaccactcctattcaacatagtgttggaacttctgcccagggcaatcaggcaggagaaagaaataaagagaaatcaattaggaaaagaggaagtccaattgtcgctgtgtgcagatgacatgattgaatatttagaaaaccccatcgtctcagcccaaaatctccttaagctgataagcaacttcagcaaagtctcaggatacaaaatcgaggtgcaaaaatcacaagcattcttatacaccaataacaggcaaacagacagccaaatcatgagtgagctcccattcacaattgcttcaaagagaataaaatgcctaggaatccaactaacaagggatgtgaaggacctcttcaaggagaactaccaagcattgctccacgaactaaaagaggagacaaacaaatggaagaatattccaccatcacggattggaagaatcaatatcgtgaaaatggccatactgcccaaggtaaattacagattcaatgccatccccatcaaactaccaatgactttcttcacagaactgggaaaaactgctttaaagctcatatggaaccacaaaacggcccccactgccaacatattcctaagccaaaagaacaacgatggaggcatcaagctgtccgacttcaagctacagtagaaggctacagtaaccaaagagcatgctatcggttgccgttttggttaccgtagaccaatggaacagaatagagccctcagaaataatacgacacatctacaaccatctgatctttgacaaacctgacaaaaacaagaaatggggaaaggattccctatttaaaaaatggtgctgggaaaacaggctagccatatgtcgaaagctgaaatcggatcccttccttacaccttgtacaaaaattaattcaagacagaagaaagacttaaatgttagatcttaaaccatacaaaccctaggagaaaacccagccaataccattgaggacacaggcatgggcaaggacctcatgtctaaaacgccaaaagcaatggcaacgaaagccaacattgacaaacagcatctaattacactaaagacgttctgcatagctaaagaaactcccatgagagtgaacaggcatcctgcagaaagggagaacatttttgcaatctactcatctgacaaagggctaatatccagaatctactaagaactcaaacagagttacaagagaaaccaaacaagcccatcaacaagtgggggaaggatatgaagagacacttctcaaaagaagacatttatgcagccaacagacacatgaaaaaatgctcatcaacactggccatcagagaaatgcaaatcaaatccgcaatgagatatcatctcacaccaggtagaagagcgatcattaaaacgtcaggaaacaacaggtgctggagaggtagtggacaaataggaacacttttacactgttggtgggactgtaaactagttcaacggtagtggaagatagtgtggtgaatcctcaaggatctcgaaatagaaataccttttgacccagccatcccattactgggtatatatacccataggattagaaatcatgctgctaaaagcacacacgcagacgtatgtttattgcggcaccattcacagtagcaaagacttggaaccaacccagatgtccatcaatgatagactggattaagaaaatgtggcacaaatacaccatggaatactatgcagccatgaaaaagcatgagttcatgccctttggagggacacggatgaagctggaaaccatcattcttagcaaactatagcaaggacaaaaaaaccaaacaccgcatgttctcattcataggtgggaattgaagtatgagaacgcttggacacaggaaggggaacatcacacaccggggcctgtcatgggcgtgaggagggggagggatagcattaagagatatacctaatgtaaatgactagtgaatgggtgcaacacaccaaccaggtgaatcttggaaggcaaaagctactgaatttagcgaatttgtggaggcattcccagaaatcagccaggtgaagtatcacacaaccgaagactgcaccactcctctaaggcagcactatgcggcaaacccagacggccactcttctcacccctcctccgttggctgttctgggtaatgtggttcaaaagtcacctaggcaactgcaaaaatagctgaaatggagtaagggcttcaggctggtgactagcagaggtccacctgacccccgtaagctgctgaacaagaagggctgccagaagtgtccccctagggaatttggtggagacgaagacccgctcactggacaagggttcctcccaggagacgcccgagcggaagaaacgggctgtgagccacgccctttcaccctccgctaccccgccctgggctggtgaaggtgcgcgtaaggatgaggactactgagccctgaagaaataaatccttcccctttgaccccaaggaggattgcctgtgaggatcttcaacgagtctacccgtgtctagacacgggagcaggtctgtccggcacagcacctccctcaaggaggagaagagtgaggagaaaggaaactcaagtctgaccattctgtcctgggagagaagaggaggatctcatctctcatctgtccaagcatggcaaggagactttctctcatctttccaagcaagatgactttttataattaggaaacaaaaagaatttagaaggcatgaaagcagcccgtaaggtgcattcctaaggactgcccattgaaactgacaaaattgcccttgtttgatgagaggaatgagcagagcactgaggtggtgaacagggatctagtgagactttcccagcatgtttctaccaaagctttctctaagcttctcggaacactctcctaataagcagatgtttggcccttcagaaagtcaacaagcaaaatgccttgagtgtcccaaaacactgatgccatgatgttggctcctgactggcctccttttcctttgactggaccactgccacctctcggtagccgtcgctttgatgatgctttgcattcgaggtcatattggtaaagccatgttccaacttccggttacaatttgtcagagggatgcgtcaggatcgtgatccctcctgtttaaaatttccactgatagctctcgtcgtaactgcagctgatctgggcacagtggttttcacagccactgcaggattcatctcccacatcttctcacctcttcttgaaacaagctatacattcgtaaagagttcatttctttggggtagtgtccttagaagcttttgttaaaacatcaatgatttcttcattcttccacccaagcttcaccagaaatttgatgtttgctcttgctgcaattttcgtggaattcatgttgctctgataggagtccttttcagtggatgtctcatccttctcagtgcctcaaactagatctagttcagaaaggttataagaagttcggacaagtttatttgagtgcaaaccagtggaaacccatgcatagtttcttcaccacgtgcattttctatgaaccttttgaagaacccctgtgttgaacattgcccaagtcgtgggagagaagtgggtgcggtccacttcctgtcctcaatttgccctcagcggaggagtgcacagagcagggaaacgcaaccccagagagatcctgccctgcagcatgcagcagactgctggcccagtcctggctccatggggtgctgtgtgggcccaagcaagttgaccaaactccctgacgctgaaatgaatcctaggtggcccaattccagtagccatgataggactgccctgcagggacagttaattaactcaggaaaagcaacctagctccaaggttagcaaccaggagttccagttgattccattagtgcaccccttgaggcattcccaagctggagtctggtggaagatgaggttcagtgtgattggatggaagcaccaacctatcaaggagaagtcccacccactctgccctgtgcgtctataaaggcgacgggtggcgggggcggcactcattgaagccgccagttgggagaggagcagagccaggccggtgctcccgaaggcagcaagatgttgcgagccacagctccctgctggttcccacctggatacccagaagctaagaaggtggccgaggaggcggccctggaggcaagaagccgccagttgggagcggagcagagccaggccggtgctcccgaaggcagcaagatgttgcgagccacagctccctgctggttcccacctggatacccagaagctaagaaggtggccgaggaggcggccctggaggcaagaagacgccagttgggagcggagcagagccaggccggtgctcccgaaggcagcaagacgttgcgagccacagctccctgctggttcccacctggatacccagaagctaagaaggtggccgaggaggcggccctcgaggctccagaattccccctgccctctcatcagcctgcccagagcttcgggctccgggtgccccagatgcacaaccaggcctccgcatttgtggacatccaggcggagccccagaacatgggtccggcggtgcccccagcgtgtctcaagatggtgacggaggcgtcctacttccctgcgcagaggggatcggcctgctgcttgccagccgccccaaggctgacagagaggccctcgggagtccgcatctcagcccccaggaagaggaagacgatcgcccacgcttccagcccttgcttggtcacaggttgcacagatgccaagagaacccgggtggccagcagcagccaacgctccagtggctccaaggtcggcagacagccagggaagacgcgcaacaggtcagggatggcatgcaagaccaccaccaccatcagctctaagcgaatcgtccgtcgtccatccctaccgagttggaagaaacctattatcctccgaaggtctgggtgccaagtccccaccgtcctccgccgaggctatctccaactgttcaccgaagagtgtctcaagttctgcgcctccaagcaggaggccgtggagaaggcgctgaacgaggagaaggtggcctacgactgcagccccaacaagaacaggtacctgaacgtggtcctgaacaccctcaagagactgaagggcctgacccccagctccatgccgggcctcagcagggccgccctgtacagccgcctccaggagttcctgctcagccaggaccagctcaaggagaacggctaccccttcccgcaccccgagcggcccggaggcgccgtcctcttcactggccaggggaaggggcccggcgactcctcctgcagggtctgctgccgttgtggcaccgagtacctggtgtcctcctcgggccgctgtgtacgcgaccagttgtgttattatcactgggggcgggtccgctggagccaggtggctggaggccgggttagccagtacacctgctgtgcagctgctcctggctctgtgggctgccaggtggcaaagcagcacgtgcgggacggccgcaaggacagcctcgatggcttcgtggagaccttcaagaaagagttgtccagagacgcttatccaggaatctacgccttggactgtgagatgtgctacaccacgcatggcctagagctgacccgcgtcaccgtggtggacgccgacatgcgagtggtgtacgacaccttcgtcaagcccgacaacgagatcgtggactacaacaccaggttttccggagtcaccgaggccgacgtcgccaagacgagcatcaccttgccccaagtgcaagccatcctgctgagctttttcagcgcccaaaccatcctcatcgggcacagcctggagagcgatctgctggccctgaagctcatccacagcaccgtgctggacacggccgtgctcttcccgcactacctgggtttcccctacaagcgttccctcaggaatctcgcggccgactacctgggacagatcatccaggacagccaggacggccacaactccagcgaggacgcaaacgcctgcctgcagctggtgatgtggaaggtccgacagcacgcccagatccagccacgccaccggtccgcctctcccgccgccctggcctgtccttggccccaggccccttccacaaccgccatcagtcccgagagctcaccctgtccacctcgccgcaaggccaaagaaaccggagcagtcgacggcaggagagggcaaaaaggcaagagtaaccccaaccggccactcccagtcccccggaatccctgccgcggaccctcgggcctgtccccatccctctgcccttcccagacctctgtccttccactaatcgcctcccgcagcaccgagccgccactcccagtcccccgagtccctgccgcgccccctcgcgcctgtccacatccctctgcccatccgagacctctgtccttacaccactagccaccccacgtgggacttccatggcctctgagtacaaggccagccccccggcccaccagctttctgaatgtgtgcttacctgtttttctcgagaggcaccacagtgaggtgggtgaagcacttaggctctggagttagatatctgggttcaaggccaaattccaccacttattaggtttctaatattgcacagataatgtctttgcgcttctaccttttgatctttaaagtgtgatcaaaagagacttagactcccacatcataataatgggaaactttaacagccctctgtaaacattagacagaccaacgagacagaaatctaaaaaggatatccaggaattgaaatcagctctgcaccaagcggacctaggagacatctacagaacgctccaccccaaatcaacagaatatacatgcttctcagcaccacatcacacttatttccacattgaccacatagttggaaggaaagcactcctcagtaaatg comes from Pan troglodytes isolate AG18354 chromosome 7, NHGRI_mPanTro3-v2.0_pri, whole genome shotgun sequence and encodes:
- the LOC134810773 gene encoding exonuclease GOR-like — its product is MPGLSRAALYSRLQEFLLSQDQLKENGYPFPHPERPGGAVLFTGQGKGPGDSSCRVCCRCGTEYLVSSSGRCVRDQLCYYHWGRVRWSQVAGGRVSQYTCCAAAPGSVGCQVAKQHVRDGRKDSLDGFVETFKKELSRDAYPGIYALDCEMCYTTHGLELTRVTVVDADMRVVYDTFVKPDNEIVDYNTRFSGVTEADVAKTSITLPQVQAILLSFFSAQTILIGHSLESDLLALKLIHSTVLDTAVLFPHYLGFPYKRSLRNLAADYLGQIIQDSQDGHNSSEDANACLQLVMWKVRQHAQIQPRHRSASPAALACPWPQAPSTTAISPESSPCPPRRKAKETGAVDGRRGQKGKSNPNRPLPVPRNPCRGPSGLSPSLCPSQTSVLPLIASRSTEPPLPVPRVPAAPPRACPHPSAHPRPLSLHH